TCTATCTCGCGGAGAAGACCGGCCGTTTCATTCCCGCCGACGTGCGCGGCCGCAAGAGTGTGCTGGAATGGCTGTTCTGGCAGGTCGGCGGGCTCGGCCCCATGGCCGGGCAGAACCATCATTTCGTCCAGTACGCGCCGGAGCGCATCCCCTACGCCATGGAGCGCTACGTGAAGGAGACGAACCGTCTCTACGGCGTGCTCGACACCCGCCTCGGCAAGAGCGCCAACGTGGCGGGCGAGGACTATTCCATCGCCGACATGGCGATCTATCCGTGGATCGTGCCGCACCAGCGCCAGCAGCAGGACCTCGACACCTTCCCGAACCTGAAGCGCTGGTTCGAGGCGGTGGCGGCGCGGCCGGCGACCATCGCCGCCTATGCCAAGGGCGAACCCTTCACCAAGCGGCCGACGGTGACCGAAGAGGGCAAGAAGGTCCTGTTCGGCCAGACCGCCCGGCCGGCCGGATGACGCCTTCTCCGGCGCGGGTTACGCTGTGCCGGAGATAGAGGCAGAAAGACGGGGACCATGGCGCGGCCGAGGGCGTTCGACGAGGGCGAGGTACTGGATGCGGCGCTGCGCTGCTTCTGGACCCGTGGCTATGAGGCCACCTCGGTGCGCGATCTCGCCGCCTCCATGGGCCTCACCGGTGCCAGCCTCTACAACGCCTTCGGCGACAAGCGCACGCTCTATGAGAAGGCGCTGGAGCGCTATGCCAGCCATAGCATGGCGGAACGCATCCGCCGGCTGGAAGCACCCGACATCTCCCCCCGCGAGGCCATCGCCGCCTTCTTTCGCGAGACGCTGGAGCGGGCGATCGACGACCCGGAGATGAAGGGCTGCTTCGTGGTGAATGCGGCGGTGGAGATGGGGCCGCACGACACCGAGCTGCGCGCCGCGGCGCTCGCCTCCCTCGGGCAGGTGGAAGCCTTCCTCACTCGCCGCGTCGAGGCCGGCCGCGCCGATGGCACCATCCAGGACCGGGAACCGGCGCAGGAGCTGGCGCGCATGCTCCTCGGCGTCCATCTCGGCCTGCGCGTGCTGGCGCGCCTTCGCCCCGGCCGCGACCTGCTGGAGGGGGTGGTGAAGCCCGCCCTCGCCGCCCTCAATCCGCGCGCGCCGGTCTGATCCGGCGCGCGATCCCAGCCCCTCCATGTCGGGATGCCGCCCATGATCCGGGCCTATGTGTTCGATGCCTATGGCACGTTGTTCGATGTGCAATCGGTGAGCGCCGTCACGGACGCGGCCTTTCCGGGCCATGGCGAGATCATCACCCAGGTGTGGCGGATGAAGCAGCTCGAATACAGCTGGCTGTGCTCGCTCATGGGGGATTATCAGGATTTCTGGTCCGTCACCCGCCGCGCCCTCACCTACACGCTGGGCATCCTCGGGCTGAGGCCCACGGAGCAATTGTTCGAGGATGTCGCCGAGGCCTACCACCGCCTCGCCGCCTATCCCGACGCGGCCGAGGCGCTGGCCGGGCTGACGGGCGTGCGCCGCGCCATTCTCTCCAACGGCAGCCCCGCCATGTTGCAGGCGCTGGTCGGCCAATCGCCGCTGGCGCCGTTCATCGAGGAGACGATCAGCGTCGATGCCAAGCGCTGCTTCAAGCCGGATCCCCGCGCATATGAGCTGGTGGAGGAGCGGCTGGGCGTGACGCCCGGCGAGGTCATGTTCGTCTCCTCCAACGGCTTCGACATCGCCGGCGCGAAGAAGTTCGGCTTCAACGTGGCTCGCATCTCGCGCGTGCCGGAAGCTGCCCTCGCCGCCGAGCTGGCCGCGCCCGGGCCTTTGGCGGCTTCAGCTTTCTACCGCGCGCTGCGCACGCAGGAGGAAGCTCTCGGTCATGCGCCGGACGTGGTGGTGACGAGCCTGTCCGAGCTGGTGGCCTTGCGCACGGAAGGCTGACGCGGACGGCCGATGCCCCGACGCCGGAACGGGGCCCGCTCAATCCCGACCGGACAGATGTCTGGAGGCAGACGACACCGGCAAGGCGGCGAGCCGGCTCCTGAGGCGGGGGACGATGAACGTCACGAAGGCGCGCAGCTTCGCCGCCGGTAGGCGCGCCTCGGGATAGACTATGGCCACGGGCAAAGGCAGGCCTTCATAGTCCTCCAGCAGCAGCACGAGGCGCCCGGCGGCCACCGCCTCCTCCACCTGATAGGAGAGCACCCGGGTGATGCCGCGCCCGCGCACGGCGGCATCGATGGCGGCCTCGGCGCCGTTGACCACATAGTGCGCGCGCACATTCACCTGCTTGCGCGAGCCGCCGCCGGGGCCGGGCGCGAAGCTCCAGGTGGCATTGTCCGTGACCTGCGAGAAGGAGACGATGCGGTGGCCGGCGAGGTCCGCCGGCACCTGCGGCACGCCATGGGCGGCGAGATAGGCGGGGCTGGCGCAGACCACGCGCCGCACCTCCCCCACCCGCGTCGCGACGAGGCTGGAATCCGGCAGATGACCGATGCGCACCGCTGCGTCGTGGCCTTCGTCGATCAAGCTCACCACGCGATCCACCAGCAGAAGGCGCGCTTCCAGCTTCGGGTTCGCCTCCAGCAATTCCTCCACCAGCGGCGCCACATGCAACCGCCCGAAAGTGACGGGCGCTGTGAGGGAGAGGAGACCGCGCGGATCGGTGCGCTCTCCCGCCGCGAGTTGGTCCGCCTCGGCAAGCTCGGCCAGGATGGCGCGGCAGGCGGCGAGATAGCGCTCCCCCGCCCTGGTGAGGTGCAGCGCGCGGGTGGTGCGGTGGAGGAGGCGCGTGCCCAGCCGCTCCTCAAGAAGCGCCACGGCGCGCGTGATGGCCGCCGGAGAGCGCCCGAGACGCCGCGCCGCTCCGGCGAGGCTCCCTTCGTCGAGCGCGGCGACGAAGGCGGTCATGGCGTCGATGCGGTCCATGGCTCGATTTCAAAAAGTGAAACAATTGCTTTCAGATTATAGCCGTTCTGCACAAGAGCGGGAAGCCTTAGCTATTCGTCACCGGGCCGCGAACGAACGCCGGCCCGACCCGAAGCGAAACGCGAAAGGCACTCCCATGGGCCACTCTTCAAGCCGCATCCCCGCCCTCGATCCCGCCACCACCACTGGCAAGGCGAAGGACCTGCTCTCCGCCGTCCAGGCGAAGTTCGGCGCCACCCCCAACCTGTTCAAGGTCGCCGCCAACGCCCCGGCCGCTCTTGAAGGCCTCATTGGCCTGTCCGGCGCGCTGGGTGGCGGCGCCCTGCCGGCGAAGACGCGCGAAAGCCTCGCCATTGCCGTCGCCGAGGTGAATGGGTGCGACTATTGCCTTTCCGCCCACACCCTCATCGGCAAGGGCGCCGGCCTCTCCGAGGCCGACATCACCCTTGCCCGTGCCGGCCGCGCGGCGGACAGCAAGGCGGAAGGCGCCATCGCCTTCGCCCGTGCCGTGGTCGCCCGTCGCGGCCAGGTGAGCGATGCAGACCTCGCCGCCGCCCGCGCCGCCGGCCTCGACGACGGCGCGCTGGTCGAAGTGGTGGCGCACGTCGCCGTGAACATCTTCACCAACTACCTCAACAACGTCGCCGGCACCGAGATCGACTTCCCCGTGGTGCGCTCCGGCGCGCCGCGGGCCGCCTGAGGCCTGCGGCCGGCATCCGAACGCACCCTTCCGGGCGAACCGCCCCCAAACAGCGGAGCGCGGGCGGGTGCCGGCCGAAACCTCACCGCCGGGCTCCCCACAGGGCCAGAAGCCAGTTTGTTTTCCGAAGGAGGCTGCCATGTCCGAACCCCTTGCAATCACGCCCTCCAGCGATGTCGCCTTCACGGCGGCGGTGAAGGCCGCGCAGCAGGCGCGTGGCTCCCGCCAGGCCTATGCCCGCGTCGAGGCACGCGGCGGCTTCCGCACGGAGCTGACGCCGGATTTCGTGCAGTTCATCGGCGGGATCGACACCGCCTTCCTCGCCACCGCCAACGCCGCCGGCCAGCCCTATGTGCAGCATCGCGGCGGGCCGAAGGGCTTCATCCGCGTGCTGGACGAACACACCCTCGGCATGGCGGATTTCAGCGGCAACCGGCAATACGTCACGGTCGGCAATGCCTCGGAGAACCCGAAGGCCTTCCTGTTCCTGATGGATTACACCCACCGCCGCCGCATCAAGGTGTGGGGCGAGCTCTCCGTGGTGGAGGGCGACGCGGACCTCGTGGCGCGGCTGATGCCGGAAGACTACGGCGCCATTCCGGAGCGCGCCTTGCTCCTCAAGGTCTCCGCCTGGGACGTGAACTGCCCGCAGCACATCCCGCAGAAGATCGACGCGCCGCTGGTCGCCGCCGCCTTGGAGGAGCGCGAGGCGCGTATCGCCGCGCTGGAGGCGGAAGTCGCCCGCCTGCGCGGCCGTCTGGGAGAAGCCAGCATGTGACGCCACGCCCCCGCTTCACTCGTTCGTGAGCGACGTAACGGAGGCCGTGTCCCCCGCGAAATCTCTCTCAGACAAGCAGCCGGAACGGGGGCGTGCCATGACCGACCTGTGCGAGGACGTGCGCGCCTGTGCCATCGCCGTGATGGCGAAAGCGTCGGCGGCGGGGCGCACCAAGACCCGGCTCTGTCCGCCGCTCGATCCCCGGGAAGCGGCGGCGTTCAACACCGCCTTCATTCAGGACATCGTGGGCAACATCCTCGCCGCCGGGCGTATGACGCCCGTCACGCCCTACGTGGCCTATGGTCCGGCGGGGGCCGCGCATTTCTTCGATGCCGTGCTGCCGCCCGGCGTCGGCCGGATGGAGGCTGTGGCCCCCGACTTCGGCGCCTGCCTCACGATGACCCTCGCACACCTCTTCGCTTTGGGACATCCGGCGGCGGCGGTGCTGAACGCGGACAGCCCGACGCTTCCCCCTGCCCTGCTCGCGGAACTCGCCCATGTGCTCGCCCAGCCCGGCGACCGCGCGGTTCTCGGCCCCTCCACGGATGGCGGCTATTACGTGCTGGGGCTGAAAGCGCCCCACTGGCACCTGTTCGCAGACATCGACTGGAGCACTGAGCGCGTCTTCGCGCAGACGATGGCGCGCG
The nucleotide sequence above comes from Xanthobacter flavus. Encoded proteins:
- a CDS encoding TIGR04282 family arsenosugar biosynthesis glycosyltransferase; this encodes MTDLCEDVRACAIAVMAKASAAGRTKTRLCPPLDPREAAAFNTAFIQDIVGNILAAGRMTPVTPYVAYGPAGAAHFFDAVLPPGVGRMEAVAPDFGACLTMTLAHLFALGHPAAAVLNADSPTLPPALLAELAHVLAQPGDRAVLGPSTDGGYYVLGLKAPHWHLFADIDWSTERVFAQTMARATEIGLPVHVLPTWYDVDDAHALRLLHGELIAGIPFGPAPHARGDARNSTNLLRRLLAHADLAERLGLPVADTDPLCRRAS
- a CDS encoding LysR family transcriptional regulator encodes the protein MDRIDAMTAFVAALDEGSLAGAARRLGRSPAAITRAVALLEERLGTRLLHRTTRALHLTRAGERYLAACRAILAELAEADQLAAGERTDPRGLLSLTAPVTFGRLHVAPLVEELLEANPKLEARLLLVDRVVSLIDEGHDAAVRIGHLPDSSLVATRVGEVRRVVCASPAYLAAHGVPQVPADLAGHRIVSFSQVTDNATWSFAPGPGGGSRKQVNVRAHYVVNGAEAAIDAAVRGRGITRVLSYQVEEAVAAGRLVLLLEDYEGLPLPVAIVYPEARLPAAKLRAFVTFIVPRLRSRLAALPVSSASRHLSGRD
- a CDS encoding pyridoxamine 5'-phosphate oxidase family protein, which codes for MSEPLAITPSSDVAFTAAVKAAQQARGSRQAYARVEARGGFRTELTPDFVQFIGGIDTAFLATANAAGQPYVQHRGGPKGFIRVLDEHTLGMADFSGNRQYVTVGNASENPKAFLFLMDYTHRRRIKVWGELSVVEGDADLVARLMPEDYGAIPERALLLKVSAWDVNCPQHIPQKIDAPLVAAALEEREARIAALEAEVARLRGRLGEASM
- a CDS encoding haloacid dehalogenase type II, whose amino-acid sequence is MIRAYVFDAYGTLFDVQSVSAVTDAAFPGHGEIITQVWRMKQLEYSWLCSLMGDYQDFWSVTRRALTYTLGILGLRPTEQLFEDVAEAYHRLAAYPDAAEALAGLTGVRRAILSNGSPAMLQALVGQSPLAPFIEETISVDAKRCFKPDPRAYELVEERLGVTPGEVMFVSSNGFDIAGAKKFGFNVARISRVPEAALAAELAAPGPLAASAFYRALRTQEEALGHAPDVVVTSLSELVALRTEG
- a CDS encoding carboxymuconolactone decarboxylase family protein; the encoded protein is MGHSSSRIPALDPATTTGKAKDLLSAVQAKFGATPNLFKVAANAPAALEGLIGLSGALGGGALPAKTRESLAIAVAEVNGCDYCLSAHTLIGKGAGLSEADITLARAGRAADSKAEGAIAFARAVVARRGQVSDADLAAARAAGLDDGALVEVVAHVAVNIFTNYLNNVAGTEIDFPVVRSGAPRAA
- a CDS encoding glutathione binding-like protein; protein product: MIDLHYWPTPNGHKITLFLEEAGLDYKIIPVDISAGDQFKPDFLAIAPNNRMPAIVDHAPADGGAPISIFESGAILLYLAEKTGRFIPADVRGRKSVLEWLFWQVGGLGPMAGQNHHFVQYAPERIPYAMERYVKETNRLYGVLDTRLGKSANVAGEDYSIADMAIYPWIVPHQRQQQDLDTFPNLKRWFEAVAARPATIAAYAKGEPFTKRPTVTEEGKKVLFGQTARPAG
- a CDS encoding TetR/AcrR family transcriptional regulator, giving the protein MARPRAFDEGEVLDAALRCFWTRGYEATSVRDLAASMGLTGASLYNAFGDKRTLYEKALERYASHSMAERIRRLEAPDISPREAIAAFFRETLERAIDDPEMKGCFVVNAAVEMGPHDTELRAAALASLGQVEAFLTRRVEAGRADGTIQDREPAQELARMLLGVHLGLRVLARLRPGRDLLEGVVKPALAALNPRAPV